From the Lysinibacillus fusiformis genome, the window CGGCGGCACAGGTGAAAGCTTGCTATGATGCGCATTGGCAGGACAGTACGCATGAGCATATGGTGCAGCCAGGTTTAGTGTACATATCTCATCCTACAGAAAATGGCACAACTTATAGTAAGGCAGAATTAACGGCTTTAAGTGAAGTTTGCCGAGACTGTGGTTTACCGCTGTTTTTAGATGGTGCCCGTTTAGGCTATGGTCTCGTGGCACAAGACAGCGATTTATCTTTAGCAGAAATCGCTAAGCTTGTGGATGTTTTTTATATTGGTGGCACTAAAATGGGGGCATTGTTTGGGGAAGCAGTCGTGATCGTGAATCCTGCGTACCAAAAGGATTTCCGCTACATGATCAAGCAAAGAGGAGGGCTGCTTGCCAAGGGTCGATTATTGGGAATTCAGTTCGAAACGCTATTTGAAGATACGCTTTATATGGATATTTCGCATCATGCTGTAGACATGGCGATGCTGATTCGACAGGCGTTTCTCGACAAAGGCTTCGCAATGCGCTATGACTCGAAAACGAATCAGCAATTTCCGATTTTACCAAACCATCTACTTCCGACGTTGGAAGAAAAATATTCCTTCTCTATTTGGGAAACATACGATGATACTCATACGGTTGTGCGCTTTTGCACAAGCTGGGCTACGACAAAAGAAAATGTGGAGCGTTTAATAGACGACATTCACCGATTAGCATAGCCAATCAAGCTGCACCTTGAATAAAAGGGTGCAGTTTTTTCCTATTATTCCCTAATTATTGCTATACTATAGATAAAAGGAAAGGGGGAAGCGAATGACGAAATACGTAGCACTTTTACGAGGCATTAATGTAGGTGGGCACAATAAATTAAAAATGGCTGAATTAAGAGATGCCCTGCAACCACTAGGACTCCAAAATATTCGGACATATATTCAAAGTGGCAATATCCTGTTCGAATCAAGTGAATCTGAAGAACGCTTGCAACAGCAAATTCAAGATACCATCCTAACTACATTCACTATCACAAGTACAGTGATCATCCGTACAGCTGATGAGTTCCACTCGATTGTGAACAATTGTCCTTTCCCAGAGCAAGACTTAACAGACGCAAGTGCTACAGCTACAGGGGAAAGTCTCCATGTAGCATTACTACCAGTAGCTCCAACCGAAATAAACAGTGCTAAGCTATTACAATATGTAAGTGAAAAAGAGCGCTGCATTATCAAGGGCAGAGATGTCTATCTGTTATTTTACGATAGCATTCGCAATGCCAAGCTTAGTCAACACCTGCATAAGCTGGAGGTGCCCGCTACAGTTCGCAATTGGAAAACGATGATGAAGCTTGCGTCGATGATTGATCAGTAGGGAAATCACCTTTTCT encodes:
- a CDS encoding threonine aldolase family protein, which produces MIRFENDYAEGAHPQILQRLVATNEEQTPGYGMDEHCEQARASIKKAIAAEQADIHFLVGGTQTNTIVIASILRPHQGVIAASTGHIAVHETGAIEATGHKVLTLPSDDGKLTAAQVKACYDAHWQDSTHEHMVQPGLVYISHPTENGTTYSKAELTALSEVCRDCGLPLFLDGARLGYGLVAQDSDLSLAEIAKLVDVFYIGGTKMGALFGEAVVIVNPAYQKDFRYMIKQRGGLLAKGRLLGIQFETLFEDTLYMDISHHAVDMAMLIRQAFLDKGFAMRYDSKTNQQFPILPNHLLPTLEEKYSFSIWETYDDTHTVVRFCTSWATTKENVERLIDDIHRLA
- a CDS encoding DUF1697 domain-containing protein, translating into MTKYVALLRGINVGGHNKLKMAELRDALQPLGLQNIRTYIQSGNILFESSESEERLQQQIQDTILTTFTITSTVIIRTADEFHSIVNNCPFPEQDLTDASATATGESLHVALLPVAPTEINSAKLLQYVSEKERCIIKGRDVYLLFYDSIRNAKLSQHLHKLEVPATVRNWKTMMKLASMIDQ